In a single window of the Streptomyces sp. CGMCC 4.7035 genome:
- the dusB gene encoding tRNA dihydrouridine synthase DusB — protein sequence MSTPTPTDTPTSTASTLRIGPHAVQPPVVLAPMAGITNAPFRTLCREFSGGKGLFVSEMITTRALVERNEKTMQLIHFDATEKPRSIQLYGVDPATVGKAVRMIAEEDLADHIDLNFGCPVPKVTRKGGGSALPYKRNLLRAILREAVSGAGDLPVTMKMRKGIDDDHITYLDAGRIAVEEGVTAIALHGRTAAQHYGGTADWDAIARLKEHVPEIPVLGNGDIWSAEDALRMVRETGCDGVVVGRGCLGRPWLFADLVAAFEGRTDARAGGTDGYGARPTLREVADVMVRHATLLGEWIGDESRGVIDFRKHVAWYLKGFAVGSEMRKRLAITSSLEELRAGLDELDLDQAWPLGADGPRGRTSGNNRVVLPDGWLKDPYDCAGVSEDAELDTSGG from the coding sequence ATGTCCACGCCCACGCCCACCGACACCCCGACGTCGACGGCCTCGACGTTGCGGATCGGCCCGCACGCCGTCCAGCCGCCCGTCGTGCTCGCGCCCATGGCCGGCATCACGAACGCGCCCTTCCGCACCCTGTGCAGGGAGTTCAGCGGCGGCAAAGGGCTGTTCGTGAGCGAGATGATCACTACCCGGGCGCTGGTCGAACGCAACGAGAAGACCATGCAGCTGATCCACTTCGACGCGACCGAGAAGCCGCGCTCGATCCAGCTGTACGGCGTGGACCCGGCGACCGTCGGCAAGGCCGTCCGCATGATCGCGGAGGAGGACCTGGCCGACCACATCGACCTGAACTTCGGCTGCCCCGTCCCGAAGGTGACCCGCAAGGGCGGCGGGTCCGCCCTCCCGTACAAGCGCAACCTGCTGCGGGCGATCCTGCGCGAGGCCGTCAGCGGCGCCGGCGATCTGCCGGTCACGATGAAGATGCGCAAGGGCATCGACGACGACCACATCACCTATCTCGACGCCGGGCGGATCGCCGTCGAGGAGGGCGTCACCGCCATCGCGCTGCACGGCCGTACGGCGGCCCAGCACTACGGCGGCACGGCGGACTGGGACGCCATCGCACGGCTGAAGGAGCACGTGCCGGAGATCCCGGTGCTCGGCAACGGCGACATCTGGTCGGCCGAGGACGCGCTGCGGATGGTGCGCGAGACGGGCTGCGACGGAGTGGTCGTGGGGCGCGGATGCCTGGGGCGGCCGTGGCTGTTCGCGGATCTGGTGGCGGCCTTCGAGGGCCGGACGGACGCCCGTGCCGGAGGCACTGATGGATACGGTGCGCGGCCGACGCTGCGCGAGGTCGCCGACGTCATGGTCCGGCACGCCACCCTGCTCGGCGAGTGGATCGGCGACGAGTCGCGCGGAGTCATCGACTTCCGCAAGCACGTGGCCTGGTACCTGAAGGGCTTCGCGGTCGGTTCGGAGATGCGCAAGCGGCTCGCGATCACGTCCTCGCTGGAGGAACTGCGGGCCGGGCTCGACGAGCTGGACCTCGACCAGGCCTGGCCCCTCGGCGCCGACGGGCCCCGCGGCCGTACGTCCGGCAACAACCGTGTGGTGCTGCCGGACGGCTGGCTGAAGGACCCGTACGACTGCGCGGGCGTCAGCGAGGACGCGGAGCTGGACACCTCGGGCGGCTGA
- a CDS encoding MFS transporter, giving the protein MPELSPRRRLLVLAICCMSLLIVSLDNTVLNVALPAMQKELHASVAGLQWTIDAYTLVLASLLMLAGSTADRIGRRRVFQAGLVLFTIGSALCSLAPNLTSLVVFRMVQAVGGSMLNPVAMSIITNTFTAPRERARAIGVWGGVVGISMAAGPIVGGLLVDSVGWRSIFWVNVPVGIAALLLTFRYVPESRAPKARRPDPVGQLLVIVLLGSLTYAIIEAPSSPVTHTLTLGAIALVALLALLRYEPRRAEPLIDLRFFRSAPFSGATVVAISAFAALSGFLFLSTLYLQNVRGLDALHAGLWMLPMAVMCFVCAPLSGRLVGSRGPRFSLLTAGIAMTASGLLFAAFEAETSNVTLVIGYVLFGLGFGFVNAPITNTAVSGMPRAQAGVAAAVASTSRQIGGTLGVAVVGAVLASGVNRGPYQEVFVQAARPGWWILTGCGVAVLLLGALTTGRWARGTAERAAERLEEPEVREAAGVSAP; this is encoded by the coding sequence ATGCCCGAGCTCAGCCCTCGCCGTCGCCTGCTCGTGCTCGCGATCTGCTGCATGAGCCTGCTGATCGTGAGCCTCGACAACACCGTCCTGAACGTCGCGCTGCCGGCCATGCAGAAGGAACTGCACGCGAGCGTGGCCGGCCTCCAGTGGACGATCGACGCGTACACGCTGGTCCTGGCCTCGCTGCTGATGCTCGCGGGCTCGACGGCCGACCGCATCGGCCGCCGCAGGGTCTTCCAGGCGGGCCTGGTGCTCTTCACCATCGGCTCGGCGCTGTGCTCCCTCGCCCCGAACCTCACCTCGCTGGTCGTGTTCCGCATGGTGCAGGCCGTGGGCGGCTCGATGCTCAACCCGGTCGCGATGTCCATCATCACCAACACCTTCACGGCCCCGCGCGAGCGCGCCCGCGCGATCGGTGTGTGGGGCGGTGTGGTCGGCATATCGATGGCGGCCGGCCCGATCGTCGGCGGCCTGCTCGTCGACTCGGTCGGCTGGCGCTCGATCTTCTGGGTCAACGTGCCGGTCGGCATCGCCGCGCTGTTGCTCACCTTCCGGTACGTCCCCGAGTCCCGTGCCCCGAAGGCCCGCCGCCCCGACCCGGTGGGCCAGCTCCTGGTGATCGTCCTGCTCGGCTCCCTGACGTACGCGATCATCGAGGCGCCGAGTTCGCCCGTCACGCATACCCTGACCCTCGGCGCCATCGCCCTCGTGGCGCTCCTCGCCCTGCTCCGTTACGAGCCCCGGCGCGCCGAACCCCTCATCGACCTGCGCTTCTTCCGTTCGGCGCCGTTCAGCGGGGCGACGGTGGTGGCGATCAGCGCGTTCGCGGCGCTCAGCGGTTTCCTGTTCCTGTCGACGCTGTACCTGCAGAACGTGCGCGGCCTGGACGCGCTGCACGCGGGCCTGTGGATGCTGCCGATGGCGGTCATGTGCTTCGTGTGCGCCCCCCTCTCGGGCCGTCTGGTCGGCAGCCGCGGCCCCCGCTTCTCCCTCCTGACGGCCGGGATCGCGATGACGGCGAGCGGTCTGCTCTTCGCTGCCTTCGAGGCGGAGACGTCGAACGTCACGCTGGTGATCGGCTACGTCCTCTTCGGCCTGGGCTTCGGCTTCGTGAACGCCCCCATCACCAACACGGCCGTCTCCGGCATGCCCCGCGCCCAGGCGGGCGTCGCCGCGGCGGTCGCCTCCACCAGCCGCCAGATCGGCGGCACGCTGGGCGTCGCGGTGGTCGGCGCGGTCCTGGCGTCGGGCGTGAACAGGGGCCCGTACCAGGAGGTCTTCGTCCAGGCTGCCCGCCCCGGCTGGTGGATCCTCACGGGGTGTGGCGTCGCGGTCCTGCTGCTGGGCGCGCTGACGACGGGCCGCTGGGCGAGGGGGACGGCGGAACGTGCGGCGGAGAGGCTCGAAGAACCGGAGGTCCGCGAGGCGGCAGGCGTGAGCGCCCCGTAA
- a CDS encoding helix-turn-helix transcriptional regulator — protein sequence MATMVRETAAVREPREPRTPETRESDIRRHELAAFLRHRREHITPEQVGLPRGRRRRTPGLRREEVAQLSAVGVTWYTWLEQARDIQVSVQVLDALARTLLLDVTERAHLFNLAGAVDPAPGSHCPSVTDAQRILLKQLEPLPACISNSRYDILAYNRTYGLLMCDLDAIPPVDRNCMLLCYTNPDWRAAIVEHQATMRLMAAKFRANMADHLGEPAWKMLLKRLMTESAEFREAWERHEVVGFRSKRKQFRNAYVGLLTLDHTDLWLGPHNGPRMVTYAPADQESRMRLEELQAIALERERVAA from the coding sequence ATGGCGACCATGGTGCGGGAGACGGCAGCGGTTCGGGAGCCCCGGGAGCCGCGGACACCCGAGACGCGCGAGTCCGACATCCGGCGGCACGAGCTGGCCGCGTTCCTGCGGCACCGGCGCGAGCACATCACCCCCGAGCAGGTCGGACTGCCCCGTGGCCGGCGCCGACGCACCCCGGGGCTGCGCCGCGAGGAGGTCGCGCAGCTCTCCGCGGTTGGCGTCACCTGGTACACCTGGCTCGAACAGGCCCGGGACATCCAGGTCTCCGTCCAGGTCCTCGACGCCCTCGCCCGCACGCTGCTGCTGGATGTCACCGAGCGGGCGCATCTGTTCAACCTCGCCGGCGCCGTCGACCCCGCGCCCGGCTCGCACTGCCCGTCGGTCACCGACGCCCAGCGGATCCTGCTGAAGCAGCTGGAGCCGCTGCCGGCCTGCATTTCCAACAGCCGGTACGACATCCTCGCCTACAACCGCACGTACGGGCTGCTGATGTGCGACCTGGACGCCATCCCGCCGGTGGACCGCAACTGCATGCTGCTGTGCTACACGAACCCCGACTGGCGGGCGGCGATCGTCGAGCACCAGGCGACCATGCGGCTCATGGCGGCCAAGTTCCGCGCCAACATGGCCGACCATCTCGGTGAGCCCGCCTGGAAGATGCTGCTCAAGCGGCTGATGACGGAGTCCGCCGAGTTCCGCGAGGCGTGGGAGCGGCACGAGGTGGTCGGCTTCCGCAGCAAGCGGAAGCAGTTCCGCAACGCGTACGTGGGGTTGCTGACGCTGGACCATACGGATCTGTGGCTCGGGCCGCACAACGGGCCGCGGATGGTCACTTATGCGCCCGCCGATCAGGAGTCCCGCATGCGCCTTGAGGAACTGCAAGCCATCGCGTTGGAGAGGGAGCGGGTGGCGGCATAG
- a CDS encoding MFS transporter, giving the protein MTETLISRTVRSPVQTPRLGGLGLFTVLLAAALPLIDFFIVNVALPTIGKDLHASEAVLELVVAGYGLSYAVLLVLGGRLGDLFGRREFFLGGMAAFGVTSLACGLAPNAWTLVAARVAQGAAAAAMLPQVLATIQAATSGQRRAKAMSLYGATAGLSMVAGQILGGVLVAADIWGTGWRSVFLVNVPVVVAGLVLAARTVPETRSQHPEPVDGPGTVLLAASLLTLLAPLTEGRAAGWPLWTWLTLAAFPFAAWAFYAVERRADRRGRTPLVPPSLFALASLRRGLVMIVPFSVGFSGFMFVIAVAMQRGAGLGPVPAGLALTPMAVAFFVVSLCGPRLVARFGTRVVTAGGLIQAVGVALMAVAAWRSWPHLGVLELLPGAAVAGAGQALQLPIVLRLVLSEVPPARAGVGSGVMITTQQSALALGVATLGSLFLALVPGMGMRDALVTTLLVQLAGIALTVALSLRLPRTIG; this is encoded by the coding sequence GTGACCGAGACTCTCATTTCCCGTACCGTCCGCTCCCCGGTGCAGACACCCCGGCTGGGCGGGCTCGGACTGTTCACGGTGCTGCTGGCCGCGGCGCTGCCCCTCATCGACTTCTTCATCGTCAACGTCGCCCTTCCGACCATCGGCAAGGACCTGCACGCGAGCGAGGCCGTCCTCGAACTCGTCGTCGCCGGGTACGGGCTGTCGTACGCCGTCCTGCTCGTCCTCGGCGGCCGTCTCGGCGACCTCTTCGGGCGGCGTGAGTTCTTCCTCGGCGGGATGGCGGCCTTCGGGGTGACCTCGCTGGCCTGCGGGCTCGCCCCGAACGCCTGGACGCTGGTCGCGGCGCGCGTCGCGCAGGGCGCGGCGGCGGCGGCGATGCTGCCGCAGGTGCTCGCCACGATCCAGGCGGCGACCAGCGGGCAGCGCCGCGCCAAGGCGATGAGCCTGTACGGCGCCACGGCCGGGCTCTCCATGGTCGCCGGACAGATCCTCGGCGGCGTGCTCGTGGCCGCGGACATCTGGGGCACCGGCTGGCGCTCGGTATTCCTCGTCAACGTCCCGGTCGTGGTGGCCGGCCTGGTGCTGGCCGCGCGTACGGTCCCGGAGACCCGCTCGCAGCACCCGGAGCCGGTGGACGGCCCCGGCACCGTCCTGCTCGCCGCGTCGCTGCTGACCCTGCTCGCGCCGCTCACCGAGGGCCGGGCGGCAGGCTGGCCGCTGTGGACTTGGCTGACGCTGGCCGCCTTCCCGTTCGCGGCGTGGGCGTTCTACGCGGTGGAGCGCCGGGCGGACCGGCGGGGCCGTACGCCGTTGGTGCCGCCGAGCCTGTTCGCGCTGGCGTCGCTGCGCCGCGGGCTGGTCATGATCGTCCCGTTCTCGGTCGGCTTCAGCGGGTTCATGTTCGTGATCGCGGTGGCGATGCAGCGCGGCGCCGGGCTCGGTCCGGTCCCGGCGGGTCTCGCGCTGACGCCCATGGCGGTGGCGTTCTTCGTCGTGTCGCTGTGCGGGCCGCGGCTGGTCGCCCGGTTCGGCACCCGGGTGGTGACCGCCGGCGGGCTGATCCAGGCGGTCGGCGTGGCGCTGATGGCGGTCGCCGCCTGGCGCTCCTGGCCGCATCTGGGCGTGCTGGAGCTGCTGCCGGGCGCGGCGGTGGCCGGCGCCGGCCAGGCGCTCCAGCTCCCGATCGTCCTCAGGCTCGTCCTCTCCGAGGTGCCGCCGGCCCGGGCGGGCGTCGGCAGCGGAGTCATGATCACCACCCAGCAGTCGGCGCTCGCACTGGGCGTGGCGACGCTCGGCTCCCTCTTCCTGGCCCTGGTGCCCGGCATGGGCATGCGGGACGCGCTGGTGACCACGCTCCTGGTCCAGCTGGCCGGGATCGCCCTGACGGTCGCCCTGAGCCTGCGTCTGCCGCGCACGATCGGCTGA
- a CDS encoding VOC family protein yields the protein MAAALDWKLVVDTRDAPALADFWAAALEYEVEDNSALINRLLEAGQLPAAAVAEHNGTRVFRGFAAIRHPDDPYDKETGIGRGRRILFQDVPEPKSTKNRLHIDVHAGPDSRDATVARLEALGATRVEEVDKGPAGHWWVMRDPEGNEFCAA from the coding sequence ATGGCAGCAGCACTGGACTGGAAGCTGGTCGTCGACACGCGTGACGCCCCCGCCCTCGCGGACTTCTGGGCGGCGGCACTGGAGTACGAGGTGGAGGACAACAGCGCGCTGATCAACCGTCTGCTGGAGGCGGGCCAACTGCCGGCGGCGGCCGTCGCCGAGCACAACGGCACCCGGGTCTTCCGGGGCTTCGCCGCGATCCGGCACCCCGACGACCCCTACGACAAGGAGACGGGCATCGGCCGGGGCCGTCGCATCCTCTTCCAGGACGTCCCCGAGCCGAAGAGCACGAAGAACCGGCTGCACATCGACGTCCACGCCGGCCCGGACAGCCGCGACGCCACGGTCGCACGGCTGGAGGCTCTGGGTGCGACGCGCGTCGAAGAGGTGGACAAGGGCCCGGCCGGTCACTGGTGGGTCATGCGCGACCCCGAGGGCAACGAGTTCTGCGCGGCCTAG
- a CDS encoding FG-GAP repeat domain-containing protein: MAKSSGSNVRQTLARVTAAALTAALAATGTSAFAADGTGPAYTPLTAQGKVSKAEKFTASAGTAAAEDAQVNPLYGVDNNGDMWGYGLTGTGGLTAREKAGYGWNYARFITQADNDNDGAADGIWHVTDGNLYSWLDSAADDVKVGSGWNIYNRLFSAGSLGGAAADDLLARDADGVLWLYLGYGNGKVTSRYKVGSGWNAYTQLAGKGDLTGDGKDDIVAKDTSGVLWLYKGTGNYKAPFQSRTRIGGGWNIYNNLVSVGDIDVDGITDLIARDKDGALWLYKGTGNAAAPFQPRVKIGSSGWNTYRLMF; the protein is encoded by the coding sequence GTGGCCAAAAGCTCCGGCTCGAACGTGCGTCAGACGCTGGCGCGCGTCACGGCTGCGGCACTCACCGCCGCCCTCGCGGCAACCGGGACGAGCGCCTTCGCCGCCGACGGCACCGGGCCCGCCTACACCCCCCTGACCGCTCAGGGCAAGGTGTCCAAGGCCGAGAAGTTCACCGCCTCCGCCGGCACGGCCGCCGCCGAGGACGCTCAGGTCAACCCGCTGTACGGGGTGGACAACAACGGCGACATGTGGGGCTACGGCCTCACCGGCACGGGTGGCCTGACGGCCCGTGAGAAGGCCGGCTACGGGTGGAACTACGCCCGCTTCATCACGCAGGCCGACAACGACAACGACGGCGCCGCCGACGGCATCTGGCACGTCACCGACGGCAACCTGTACAGCTGGCTGGACTCGGCCGCCGATGACGTCAAGGTCGGCAGCGGCTGGAACATCTACAACCGTCTGTTCTCGGCCGGCAGCCTCGGTGGCGCCGCCGCGGACGACCTTCTCGCGCGTGACGCCGACGGCGTGCTGTGGCTGTACCTCGGCTACGGCAACGGCAAGGTGACCAGCCGCTACAAGGTCGGCAGCGGCTGGAACGCCTACACGCAGCTCGCCGGCAAGGGCGACCTGACCGGCGACGGCAAGGACGACATCGTCGCCAAGGACACCTCGGGCGTGCTGTGGCTCTACAAGGGCACCGGCAACTACAAGGCCCCGTTCCAGTCCCGCACCCGGATCGGCGGCGGCTGGAACATCTACAACAACCTCGTCTCCGTCGGTGACATCGACGTCGACGGGATCACGGACCTCATCGCCCGTGACAAGGACGGCGCGCTGTGGCTGTACAAGGGCACCGGCAACGCCGCCGCCCCGTTCCAGCCCCGCGTGAAGATAGGCAGCAGCGGCTGGAACACCTACCGCCTGATGTTCTGA
- a CDS encoding glycine--tRNA ligase: MAADKIDTIVSLSKRRGFVFPCSEIYGGQRAAWDYGPLGVELKENIKRQWWRYMVTSREDVVGIDSSVILATEVWMASGHVATFTDPLTECTSCHKRYRADHLEEAYEAKHGRMPENGLADINCPNCGNKGQFTEPKQFSGLLSTHLGPTQDSGSIAYLRPETAQGIFTNFAQVQQTSRRKPPFGIAQMGKSFRNEITPGNFIFRTREFEQMEMEFFVKPGEDEKWHEYWMEQRWNWYTGLGLREENMRWYEHPKEKLSHYSKRTADIEYRFQFGGNEWGELEGVANRTDYDLGAHSKASGQDLSYFDQEAGERWTPYVIEPAAGVGRTMLAFLLDSYVEDEAPNAKGKMEKRTVLRLDHRLAPVKVAVLPLSRNPELSPKAKGLAQALRQHWNIEFDDAGAIGRRYRRQDEIGTPYCVTVDFDTLDDNAVTVRERDSMKQERVSLDQIEGYLAARLIGA, translated from the coding sequence GTGGCCGCCGACAAGATCGACACCATCGTCAGCCTGAGCAAGCGCCGTGGCTTCGTATTCCCCTGCAGCGAGATCTACGGCGGTCAGCGTGCCGCCTGGGACTACGGACCGCTGGGTGTCGAGCTCAAGGAGAACATCAAGCGTCAGTGGTGGCGCTACATGGTGACGTCGCGCGAGGACGTCGTCGGTATCGACTCGTCGGTGATCCTGGCGACCGAGGTCTGGATGGCCTCCGGTCACGTCGCCACTTTCACCGACCCGCTCACCGAGTGCACCTCCTGCCACAAGCGTTACCGCGCCGACCACCTGGAAGAGGCGTACGAGGCCAAGCACGGCCGCATGCCCGAGAACGGCCTCGCGGACATCAACTGCCCGAACTGTGGCAACAAGGGCCAGTTCACCGAGCCCAAGCAGTTCTCGGGTCTGCTCTCCACGCACCTCGGCCCGACGCAGGACAGCGGCTCGATCGCTTACCTGCGCCCCGAGACCGCGCAGGGCATCTTCACCAACTTCGCCCAGGTCCAGCAGACCTCGCGCCGCAAGCCGCCGTTCGGCATCGCCCAGATGGGCAAGTCGTTCCGCAACGAGATCACGCCGGGCAACTTCATCTTCCGCACCCGCGAGTTCGAGCAGATGGAGATGGAGTTCTTCGTCAAGCCGGGCGAGGACGAGAAGTGGCACGAGTACTGGATGGAACAGCGCTGGAACTGGTACACCGGCCTGGGTCTCCGTGAGGAGAACATGCGCTGGTACGAGCACCCGAAGGAGAAGCTCTCCCACTACTCCAAGCGCACCGCCGACATCGAGTACCGCTTCCAGTTCGGCGGCAACGAGTGGGGTGAGCTGGAGGGCGTCGCCAACCGCACGGACTACGACCTGGGTGCGCACTCCAAGGCCTCCGGCCAGGACCTGTCGTACTTCGACCAGGAGGCCGGCGAGCGCTGGACTCCCTACGTCATCGAGCCCGCGGCGGGCGTGGGCCGCACCATGCTGGCCTTCCTGCTCGACTCCTACGTCGAGGACGAGGCGCCGAACGCCAAGGGCAAGATGGAGAAGCGCACGGTGCTGCGCCTGGACCACCGCCTGGCGCCGGTGAAGGTCGCGGTGCTGCCGCTGTCGCGCAACCCCGAGCTGTCGCCGAAGGCCAAGGGTCTGGCCCAGGCCCTGCGCCAGCACTGGAACATCGAGTTCGACGACGCGGGCGCCATCGGCCGCCGCTACCGCCGCCAGGACGAGATCGGCACGCCGTACTGCGTGACGGTCGACTTCGACACGCTGGACGACAACGCGGTGACGGTGCGTGAGCGCGACTCGATGAAGCAGGAGCGGGTGTCCCTCGACCAGATCGAGGGCTACCTGGCCGCGCGCCTGATCGGCGCCTAG
- a CDS encoding metal ABC transporter substrate-binding protein yields the protein MNVRRRLIPGAALAGITSLTLAATSACSSAGATAGNTAKFDVVASFYPMAFLAEQIGGKYVHVTSLTEPGQEPHDLEISARQTAQLQESDAVLYLKNLQPSVDDAVAQSEIKTKIDAASLTALEEHGNEVGGHAAEHDDHEGEEESGKDPHIWLDPVKYAEVAQGVGKAFEKADPDHADAYRKNTAALVAKLDALNTQFAEGLKNTKSKVFITTHAAFGYLAERYGLTEEAINGLDPESEPSAARVKDLEKMARADGVSTVFYETLVSDKTAKTVAKDANLKTDVLDPIEGITAKSRGDDYFQVMESNLKALRTALGTK from the coding sequence ATGAACGTACGACGACGCCTCATACCCGGGGCCGCCCTGGCGGGGATCACCTCCCTGACCCTCGCGGCGACCTCCGCCTGCTCCTCCGCCGGCGCCACGGCCGGCAACACCGCCAAATTCGACGTCGTCGCGTCCTTCTACCCGATGGCCTTCCTCGCCGAGCAGATCGGCGGGAAGTACGTCCATGTCACCAGTCTTACCGAGCCCGGCCAGGAGCCGCACGACCTGGAGATCAGCGCCCGCCAGACCGCGCAGCTCCAGGAGTCCGACGCGGTGCTCTATCTCAAGAACCTCCAGCCCTCCGTCGACGACGCGGTGGCCCAGTCCGAGATCAAGACGAAGATCGACGCCGCCTCCCTGACCGCCCTGGAGGAGCACGGCAACGAGGTCGGCGGGCACGCGGCCGAGCACGACGACCACGAGGGGGAAGAGGAGTCCGGCAAGGACCCCCACATCTGGCTCGACCCGGTCAAGTACGCCGAGGTCGCCCAGGGCGTCGGCAAGGCCTTCGAGAAGGCGGACCCCGACCACGCCGACGCGTACAGGAAGAACACCGCGGCGCTGGTCGCGAAGCTCGACGCCCTCAACACACAGTTCGCGGAAGGCCTCAAGAACACCAAGAGCAAGGTCTTCATCACCACACACGCAGCCTTCGGCTACCTCGCCGAGCGCTACGGCCTCACCGAGGAGGCCATCAACGGCCTGGACCCCGAGTCCGAGCCCAGCGCCGCCCGGGTCAAGGATCTGGAGAAGATGGCGCGGGCCGACGGGGTCTCCACGGTCTTCTACGAGACGCTCGTCAGCGACAAGACCGCGAAGACCGTCGCCAAGGACGCGAACCTGAAGACGGACGTCCTGGACCCGATCGAGGGCATCACCGCCAAGTCGCGGGGCGACGACTACTTCCAGGTCATGGAGTCCAACCTCAAGGCCCTGCGGACCGCGCTGGGGACCAAGTGA
- a CDS encoding metal ABC transporter ATP-binding protein: MGEPVISLRGVRADLGSRPVLRGIDLTVHRGEVVALLGANGSGKSTAVRSVIGQVPVTAGEIELFGTPRRRFRDWRRVGYVPQRTTAAGGVPATVTEVVSSGRISRARFGVLRKADHEAVRRALDLVGMADRAKDSVDALSGGQHQRVLIARALASEPELLIMDEPMAGVDLASQEVLAQTLKGQVASGATVLLVLHELGPLEPLIDRAVVLRDGCVLHDGPPPKAVGQHALPGHDHVHPHAPAGTDPIRTGLLS; encoded by the coding sequence ATGGGCGAGCCCGTCATATCCCTGCGCGGTGTACGCGCCGACCTGGGCTCGCGCCCCGTCCTGCGCGGCATCGACCTCACCGTGCACCGTGGTGAGGTCGTCGCGCTGCTCGGCGCGAACGGCTCGGGCAAGTCGACCGCCGTGCGCAGCGTCATCGGCCAGGTGCCCGTCACCGCCGGCGAGATCGAGCTGTTCGGCACCCCGCGCCGCCGCTTCCGCGACTGGCGGCGCGTCGGATACGTGCCCCAGCGCACGACGGCCGCGGGCGGCGTGCCCGCCACGGTGACCGAGGTCGTCTCCTCCGGCCGGATCTCCCGCGCCCGCTTCGGCGTCCTGCGCAAGGCCGACCACGAGGCCGTACGACGGGCCCTGGACCTCGTCGGCATGGCGGACCGGGCGAAGGACTCCGTCGACGCGCTCTCCGGCGGCCAGCACCAGCGTGTGCTGATCGCCCGCGCGCTCGCCTCCGAGCCCGAACTGCTGATCATGGACGAGCCGATGGCGGGCGTCGACCTGGCGAGCCAGGAGGTGCTCGCACAGACCCTCAAGGGCCAGGTGGCGTCGGGTGCGACCGTGCTGCTGGTGCTGCACGAACTGGGCCCCCTGGAGCCGCTGATCGACCGGGCGGTCGTCCTGCGCGACGGCTGCGTCCTGCACGACGGCCCGCCCCCGAAGGCCGTGGGCCAGCACGCCCTGCCCGGCCACGACCATGTACACCCGCACGCGCCGGCGGGCACCGATCCGATCCGTACGGGACTGCTGAGCTGA
- a CDS encoding metal ABC transporter permease, protein MEILDYAFMQRALLAALLVGITAPAVGIYLVQRRQALLGDGIGHIAMTGVGLGFLLSTSPVWMAVAVSVLGTVLMELIRWYGKTRGDIALAMLFYGGMAAGVMFTNLAPGGSTANLLSYLFGSLSTVSESDLTAICLLAGFVLLVTLGLRRQLFAVSQDEEFARVTGLPVRALNLLTAVTAAVTVTVAMRVVGLLLVSALMVVPVAAAQQLGRSFAATFAIAVAVGVTTAIGGTVTSYYQDVPPGATIVLLTIAAFIALTALASPLARRRARAAAAAQSSGDPLECAVPATRSAADEIGV, encoded by the coding sequence ATGGAAATCCTCGACTACGCCTTCATGCAGCGGGCCCTGCTCGCCGCCCTCCTGGTCGGCATCACGGCGCCCGCCGTCGGCATCTACCTCGTACAGCGCCGCCAGGCCCTGCTGGGCGACGGTATCGGCCATATCGCGATGACGGGCGTCGGCCTGGGCTTTCTGCTGTCCACATCGCCGGTGTGGATGGCGGTGGCGGTCTCCGTCCTCGGCACGGTGCTGATGGAACTGATCCGTTGGTACGGGAAGACGCGCGGCGACATCGCGCTGGCCATGCTCTTCTACGGCGGCATGGCCGCGGGCGTGATGTTCACCAACCTCGCGCCGGGCGGCTCCACCGCGAACCTGTTGTCGTACCTGTTCGGCTCTCTGTCGACGGTGAGCGAATCGGACCTGACCGCCATCTGCCTGCTCGCGGGCTTCGTGCTGCTCGTCACCCTCGGACTGCGCCGCCAGCTCTTCGCGGTCAGCCAGGATGAGGAGTTCGCCCGGGTGACGGGCCTGCCGGTGCGCGCGCTGAACCTGCTGACGGCGGTCACGGCGGCGGTGACCGTGACGGTCGCGATGCGTGTGGTCGGTCTGCTGCTGGTCTCCGCGCTGATGGTGGTCCCGGTGGCGGCGGCACAGCAGCTGGGCCGCAGCTTCGCCGCGACCTTCGCGATCGCGGTCGCCGTCGGCGTGACCACGGCCATCGGCGGCACGGTCACGTCGTACTACCAGGACGTGCCGCCCGGCGCGACGATCGTGCTGCTGACGATCGCGGCGTTCATCGCGCTGACCGCATTGGCCTCTCCGCTGGCCCGGCGGCGCGCCCGTGCGGCCGCCGCCGCGCAGTCCTCCGGGGACCCGCTGGAGTGCGCCGTTCCGGCCACTCGGAGCGCGGCCGACGAGATCGGAGTCTGA